A region of Paenibacillus thiaminolyticus DNA encodes the following proteins:
- a CDS encoding phage tail assembly chaperone — translation MSSLRYFLAQNAEANTETAYVVSTRFKDEQGEPVPWQLRSISEVENEQCRKAATKQKKGKGGAVTPEIDFNEYTAKLIVASVVFPDLKNSELQQSYGVMGAEALLRKMLLPGEYAALLQEVQALNGFNQDMNELIDEVKN, via the coding sequence ATGAGTTCATTGCGATATTTTTTGGCCCAAAATGCGGAGGCGAATACGGAGACGGCTTATGTCGTCTCTACCCGCTTCAAGGATGAACAGGGAGAGCCGGTGCCATGGCAGCTTCGCAGTATCAGCGAGGTTGAGAACGAGCAGTGCCGCAAGGCCGCGACCAAACAGAAGAAGGGCAAGGGAGGCGCTGTGACGCCGGAGATTGATTTCAATGAATATACAGCGAAGCTGATCGTGGCGAGCGTCGTCTTTCCAGACCTGAAAAACTCGGAGCTGCAGCAATCGTATGGCGTCATGGGCGCGGAGGCGCTGCTTCGCAAGATGCTTCTGCCGGGAGAATATGCGGCGCTGCTGCAAGAGGTTCAGGCACTGAATGGATTCAATCAGGACATGAACGAACTCATTGATGAAGTAAAAAACTAA
- a CDS encoding phage tail tube protein — MALLQAKDTISGREGRAFAQIDGKNEEMFYVKTLEAKIEKQKAEVKVLGSRSVQHKAAGWTGTGSMTIYYMTPLFRNMMLEYVKNGKDTNFIIQITNEDPMSSIGTQTVCLKNVNLNSVVMAKLDTESDVLEEEVEFTFDDVDILNNFNSIS; from the coding sequence ATGGCATTGTTGCAGGCGAAGGATACGATTTCGGGCCGCGAAGGGCGGGCATTTGCCCAAATTGACGGTAAAAACGAGGAAATGTTCTATGTAAAGACGCTGGAGGCGAAGATCGAGAAGCAGAAAGCGGAAGTCAAGGTGCTCGGCAGCCGCAGCGTGCAGCATAAGGCAGCGGGCTGGACGGGAACCGGCAGCATGACGATCTACTATATGACGCCGCTGTTCCGCAATATGATGCTTGAATATGTCAAGAATGGCAAAGACACGAACTTCATTATCCAGATTACGAATGAAGATCCGATGTCCTCGATTGGCACGCAGACGGTCTGCTTGAAGAACGTCAACCTGAACAGCGTCGTCATGGCGAAGCTGGATACAGAGAGCGACGTGCTGGAAGAGGAAGTCGAGTTTACGTTTGACGACGTCGATATTTTAAATAACTTCAATAGCATTTCGTAA
- a CDS encoding phage tail sheath family protein yields the protein MAGGTWMTQNKVRPGVYVRFDSEAGPMGTMGERGVVALPLKLSWGPARQVLELPAGEATFELLGYEVTDKALLLVREAFKRAKTVLLYRLNEGTMAQATHKEWKASARCSGVRGNDIVLVVRPNVLDDTKMDVITKVAGREVDLQTVAQAEELKANAWVQFEGSGVLEAIAGLPLTGGEDGTATNEDHMNFLDALAVQDFHTVAVPSEDKTLASVYTAFIKRMREEEGKKVQAVLANYPLADSEGVISVKNGVKLADGTVLGAPEACVWVAAATAAAAMNESLTYTAYEDAIDADVRLTNRQVEAALEAGEFVFVHQRGRAVVEQDINSFTSHSPDKGRVFSKNRVVRVLDGIANDMKQLFETSYVGKVNNNGDGRQLFRGECIAYLDQLVRLSAIQPFDAQTDVQVTPGDMSDSIVIQLAVQPVDAVEKIYMKVKVK from the coding sequence ATGGCTGGAGGAACATGGATGACGCAGAACAAGGTGAGACCGGGCGTATATGTCCGCTTCGATTCGGAAGCGGGCCCGATGGGGACGATGGGAGAACGCGGGGTTGTGGCCCTGCCGCTGAAGCTGAGCTGGGGACCTGCTCGCCAGGTGCTGGAACTGCCGGCTGGAGAAGCGACTTTCGAGCTTCTCGGCTATGAGGTGACGGACAAGGCGCTGCTGTTGGTGCGTGAAGCATTCAAACGGGCCAAGACGGTACTGTTGTACCGGCTGAACGAAGGTACCATGGCGCAGGCCACTCACAAGGAATGGAAGGCGAGTGCCCGCTGCAGCGGCGTTCGCGGGAACGACATCGTACTCGTCGTTCGTCCGAACGTCCTCGATGATACGAAGATGGATGTTATCACAAAGGTTGCCGGGCGCGAGGTTGATCTTCAGACCGTCGCCCAGGCAGAGGAGCTGAAGGCGAACGCTTGGGTGCAATTCGAAGGCAGTGGTGTGCTGGAAGCGATCGCAGGCTTGCCGCTGACTGGCGGCGAGGACGGCACGGCGACGAATGAAGATCATATGAACTTCCTTGATGCGCTGGCGGTGCAGGATTTCCATACGGTGGCCGTGCCGTCGGAGGACAAGACACTTGCTTCCGTCTATACGGCATTCATCAAGCGGATGCGCGAGGAGGAAGGGAAAAAGGTACAGGCGGTGCTGGCGAACTATCCGCTGGCGGACAGCGAAGGCGTGATCAGCGTGAAAAACGGGGTCAAGCTGGCGGACGGCACTGTGCTCGGCGCTCCCGAAGCGTGCGTGTGGGTGGCTGCGGCTACGGCTGCGGCGGCGATGAATGAGTCGCTGACCTATACCGCGTATGAGGATGCGATCGACGCGGATGTGCGGCTGACGAACCGCCAGGTCGAAGCCGCGCTGGAGGCGGGCGAATTCGTATTCGTTCATCAGCGGGGCCGTGCGGTCGTCGAACAGGACATCAACAGCTTTACGTCTCATTCCCCGGATAAGGGCCGTGTTTTCTCCAAAAACCGGGTTGTTCGGGTGCTTGACGGGATTGCCAACGATATGAAGCAGTTGTTCGAGACGTCCTATGTTGGCAAGGTGAACAACAACGGCGACGGTCGCCAGCTGTTCCGCGGCGAATGTATCGCTTACCTTGATCAGCTCGTGCGCTTGTCCGCGATTCAGCCTTTTGATGCGCAGACCGATGTACAGGTTACGCCTGGCGATATGAGCGACAGCATCGTCATTCAATTGGCGGTGCAGCCGGTTGACGCCGTAGAGAAAATTTATATGAAAGTGAAGGTGAAGTAA
- a CDS encoding phage tail terminator family protein: MHSAEIRQGIMRRLGEIFPEMAVLDAEAAADATAPYCAVRIRSGSRQRTGERRYAAAWQVEVDYVPGEAGERPHPDEVADALYDALELVDFGTMRCRGAEMSHEYPDHMLRFRVQYAITLLRERETSSKMEAMKQEERIRDEH; encoded by the coding sequence GTGCACAGTGCCGAGATTCGGCAAGGCATCATGCGGCGGCTTGGGGAGATCTTCCCCGAAATGGCGGTCTTGGATGCCGAGGCGGCAGCGGACGCGACTGCGCCGTACTGCGCCGTCCGTATTCGAAGCGGAAGCCGGCAGCGCACAGGGGAGCGGCGCTATGCGGCAGCATGGCAAGTGGAGGTCGACTACGTGCCTGGAGAGGCCGGGGAACGGCCGCATCCCGATGAGGTCGCCGATGCGCTGTATGACGCGCTGGAACTCGTCGACTTCGGGACGATGCGCTGCCGCGGCGCCGAGATGAGCCACGAGTACCCGGATCATATGCTGCGCTTCCGGGTGCAGTATGCGATCACGCTGCTGCGGGAGCGGGAGACAAGCAGCAAGATGGAAGCAATGAAGCAGGAGGAGCGGATTCGAGATGAGCATTGA
- a CDS encoding XkdX family protein produces the protein MTFWKLAFECKWIDAEGLRAAVKTESNPFGEITPEEYKQITGIDFN, from the coding sequence ATGACTTTCTGGAAGCTTGCGTTTGAATGCAAATGGATCGACGCGGAGGGGCTGCGCGCAGCCGTGAAAACAGAGTCCAACCCTTTCGGAGAAATCACACCGGAAGAGTACAAACAGATTACAGGAATTGATTTTAACTAG